A genomic window from Sporosarcina sp. Marseille-Q4063 includes:
- a CDS encoding DUF4181 domain-containing protein, with the protein MIWFFLRLALIFIVTFALIYIAKSLMRRMFNIPKVSEDDSSRNYVKQLHREVDKPFRDYSLVILFLVLVVDLVYFPESYNLFIITVLIFTFIRMMIRAFFEWKYSKYPKQFILTLTEIFILLVVVIVVAKFNLLY; encoded by the coding sequence ATGATTTGGTTTTTTCTAAGGCTTGCTTTAATTTTCATTGTTACTTTTGCTTTAATATATATAGCAAAGTCCCTTATGCGAAGAATGTTTAACATACCGAAAGTAAGTGAGGATGATTCTTCTCGCAATTACGTGAAGCAGTTACATCGGGAAGTGGATAAACCATTTAGAGACTATTCATTGGTTATTTTATTTTTAGTTTTAGTGGTAGATCTCGTGTATTTTCCCGAATCCTATAACTTGTTTATTATTACGGTTCTTATATTCACATTCATACGGATGATGATTAGGGCATTTTTTGAATGGAAATATTCTAAGTATCCAAAGCAGTTTATTTTAACTTTAACGGAGATTTTTATTTTATTAGTAGTTGTAATCGTTGTGGCGAAATTTAATTTACTGTATTAA
- a CDS encoding SRPBCC domain-containing protein, translating to MSNYSTTILTMVRNFDVASEKVFDAWLNPEMIRKWLFTLEGTNKVATNNPEVGGTWEIVDRRDGKDYRAIGEYVEISPSKKLVFTFEMPQFSDTVDTIRVELKEIPEGCEMTFSQAIIVPHEENWTSDDIEKAIKEYHDGSEHGWNLMFMGLKELVETGKVSYTG from the coding sequence ATGAGCAATTATTCAACAACGATATTAACAATGGTAAGGAATTTTGATGTAGCATCTGAAAAGGTCTTTGATGCATGGTTGAATCCCGAAATGATAAGAAAGTGGTTATTCACATTGGAAGGAACAAACAAAGTGGCAACTAACAATCCTGAGGTAGGCGGAACATGGGAAATCGTTGACCGTCGCGATGGTAAGGATTACCGTGCGATTGGGGAGTATGTTGAAATTAGTCCGTCGAAAAAATTGGTATTTACGTTTGAAATGCCACAGTTTAGCGATACAGTAGACACGATTAGGGTCGAGTTAAAAGAAATTCCAGAGGGTTGCGAAATGACATTTTCACAAGCTATCATTGTTCCGCATGAAGAAAATTGGACAAGCGACGATATCGAAAAGGCGATTAAAGAGTACCACGATGGATCTGAACATGGCTGGAACCTAATGTTTATGGGACTGAAAGAATTAGTTGAAACGGGAAAGGTCAGCTATACAGGGTGA
- a CDS encoding MFS transporter, whose amino-acid sequence MNKEKLWTKEFISISVVNFFLMLSMYLLLVTMATYATEEYNASSSTAGLVASIFILGALTGRFFAGKQMERMGSRKILLGGTLLFIIVTLFYFLPTNVYGLIAIRFFHGIGIGFATTATGTIAAHVIPSTRSGEGIGYFSLSAVLSTAVGPLIGIALINSIGYSSIFVFTLAMGIVSFLIALPIKAPKIKYKTSSDNKGFKLSNYFEPKALPISIVMLAGAFAYSGILSFIAAYAKEINLVQAGGFYFFVYAIIILISRPFTGRLMDLKGGNSVVYPGLVLFAIGMLVLSQAQSSIIFLVAAAIIGLGYGNFQSSTQAIAIKVTPPHRMGLANSTYFIFLELGLGLGPFILGIMVPLIGYGGLYLSMVALIILVIPLYYILHGKNDKEIFLTE is encoded by the coding sequence ATGAATAAAGAAAAATTATGGACAAAGGAATTTATATCAATATCAGTCGTGAACTTTTTTCTGATGTTGTCGATGTATTTATTGTTAGTGACAATGGCAACATATGCGACAGAAGAATATAATGCATCTTCAAGCACCGCGGGCCTTGTAGCAAGTATATTTATATTAGGTGCGTTAACAGGTCGATTTTTCGCGGGTAAACAAATGGAGAGAATGGGAAGCCGGAAAATATTATTGGGCGGGACCCTTTTATTTATCATTGTCACATTGTTTTATTTCCTTCCCACAAACGTTTACGGTTTAATTGCGATTCGTTTTTTTCATGGAATAGGGATTGGATTTGCGACAACGGCAACCGGAACAATTGCAGCGCATGTAATTCCGTCTACCAGAAGCGGTGAAGGAATCGGTTATTTTAGCTTGAGTGCAGTATTGTCAACAGCAGTGGGACCGTTAATCGGAATCGCATTGATCAACTCTATCGGTTATTCCAGTATTTTTGTATTTACATTGGCTATGGGAATTGTTAGTTTCCTCATTGCACTTCCTATAAAAGCACCGAAAATTAAGTATAAAACAAGTTCGGATAACAAAGGATTTAAGTTGTCCAATTACTTTGAACCGAAAGCATTGCCGATTTCCATTGTGATGTTAGCTGGAGCTTTTGCTTATTCCGGAATTCTTTCGTTTATTGCGGCCTATGCCAAGGAAATAAATTTAGTTCAAGCTGGCGGGTTTTATTTCTTTGTTTATGCGATTATTATTTTAATTTCACGACCATTTACGGGTAGATTGATGGATTTAAAAGGCGGAAATAGCGTTGTTTACCCTGGTCTTGTTTTATTTGCGATTGGAATGTTAGTGTTAAGTCAAGCCCAATCGAGCATCATCTTTTTAGTGGCAGCTGCGATTATTGGGTTAGGGTACGGTAATTTTCAATCAAGTACACAGGCGATCGCTATAAAAGTTACACCGCCGCATAGAATGGGATTAGCAAACTCAACGTATTTTATTTTCCTTGAGCTTGGCCTTGGATTAGGTCCTTTCATACTTGGAATCATGGTTCCCTTAATTGGTTATGGAGGGTTATACTTATCGATGGTGGCTCTCATAATACTAGTGATACCGCTTTACTATATTTTACATGGGAAGAATGATAAGGAAATCTTTTTGACGGAATGA
- a CDS encoding MarR family winged helix-turn-helix transcriptional regulator — protein sequence MKPHKQLFYAYSALYRPYFNQLNAQLAPFNLTSSQWAILHFILLEGAHTISDVSIYHNVERPTITKMVQRLTELDYVEAQPGEDKRTRFIRLSENGQAVCEQVQERLSAYQSYLLEEIPEADQLLVADVLRKISARININEDGLHE from the coding sequence ATGAAACCACATAAGCAACTTTTTTATGCGTATTCGGCTTTATATCGACCGTATTTTAACCAATTAAATGCACAGCTAGCGCCGTTCAATCTTACTAGTTCTCAGTGGGCGATACTGCATTTTATCTTACTCGAAGGCGCACATACAATTAGTGATGTTTCCATATATCACAATGTCGAGAGACCAACAATCACAAAAATGGTTCAAAGATTAACTGAGCTAGATTATGTTGAAGCGCAGCCTGGAGAAGACAAACGTACAAGGTTTATTCGATTATCTGAAAACGGACAAGCAGTGTGTGAGCAAGTTCAAGAAAGGTTAAGCGCGTATCAAAGCTATCTATTGGAAGAGATACCGGAAGCCGATCAATTACTGGTCGCGGATGTTTTAAGGAAAATATCAGCAAGAATTAACATTAACGAGGATGGGTTGCATGAATAA
- a CDS encoding DMT family transporter: MLQMALAMAIFGSIGFFTIQTGIPAVELVFVRCICATFFLGAFWLISGLHKVEVWQKREVVQTILCGIFLVLNWVFLFKAFEVMSITITITLYNLAPIFVIIIGGLFLKEKMTVTSILAIVTCFLGSVLIIGIHNFNSLTDFVSSGFGWAILSAICFAMTMLLGKGITRLSAYAMTFVQSSIGILMLFPFMNFSVFIGLSDSNWFYIIGTGLIHTGFVYYLFFNSLRKLSTVVISALVFVDPVVAILLDTIILDFKPTNLQAIGILLIFGGIVYTIVKQEREIIE, from the coding sequence ATGTTGCAAATGGCGTTAGCGATGGCGATTTTCGGTTCGATCGGTTTTTTCACAATACAAACAGGAATACCAGCAGTGGAATTAGTGTTTGTTCGCTGCATTTGCGCCACGTTCTTTTTAGGCGCTTTCTGGTTAATCTCCGGTCTTCATAAGGTGGAAGTTTGGCAAAAGCGAGAAGTCGTCCAAACGATTTTGTGCGGCATCTTTTTAGTTTTGAATTGGGTGTTTTTATTCAAAGCATTTGAAGTGATGTCGATTACAATTACGATTACTCTCTATAATTTAGCGCCAATTTTTGTAATCATTATAGGCGGTTTGTTTCTAAAAGAGAAGATGACAGTTACATCAATATTAGCGATAGTCACTTGTTTCTTGGGAAGCGTATTAATAATCGGCATCCATAACTTCAATTCCTTAACCGACTTCGTAAGTTCGGGTTTCGGTTGGGCAATCCTTTCGGCGATATGTTTTGCGATGACGATGTTGCTTGGAAAAGGAATTACGCGACTTAGTGCATACGCGATGACGTTTGTGCAGTCTTCAATCGGGATTCTCATGTTATTCCCGTTTATGAACTTCAGTGTTTTCATCGGGTTGAGTGATTCGAATTGGTTTTACATAATTGGCACGGGCTTGATACATACCGGTTTTGTTTATTATTTATTTTTCAATAGCCTGCGTAAATTATCGACAGTTGTCATATCCGCTTTGGTGTTTGTGGATCCAGTCGTAGCCATTCTTCTCGATACGATTATCTTGGATTTTAAGCCTACTAATCTACAAGCTATAGGAATCCTTCTCATTTTCGGCGGGATTGTTTATACAATTGTTAAACAAGAAAGAGAAATTATCGAATAA
- the purU gene encoding formyltetrahydrofolate deformylase yields MSISTEVNMKSKNQNNKLENQGRLLVKCPDKPGIVSVLSTFLYNHDANIVESSQYSSDPENGTFFIRIEFHCENLLEKAAQIEKDFEEIAGSHSMEFQFTYANERQRSAIFVSKEPHCLVELLWEWQNGDLDTDIVVVISNHEVARDMVEALGIPFHYIPANKEIREEVEAEQIRLMEEYNVDLLILARYMQILTPNFVEHFENRIINIHHSFLPAFIGAGPYERAYDRGVKLIGATSHYVTNDLDEGPIIEQDVERVDHRDHVIDLKKIGRQIERRVLVKAVKWHLENRIIVKNNKTIVFH; encoded by the coding sequence ATGTCTATCAGTACAGAAGTGAATATGAAATCAAAGAATCAAAACAATAAACTAGAGAATCAGGGACGGCTATTAGTGAAATGTCCGGACAAGCCCGGTATCGTATCGGTATTGTCGACATTTTTATATAATCATGATGCTAATATTGTTGAATCCAGCCAGTATTCTAGCGATCCAGAGAATGGAACTTTTTTCATTCGTATCGAGTTTCATTGCGAGAATCTATTGGAGAAAGCGGCACAGATTGAGAAGGATTTTGAGGAGATTGCGGGCAGCCATTCAATGGAGTTCCAATTTACCTATGCGAATGAACGACAACGTTCAGCGATATTTGTTTCAAAAGAACCGCATTGTTTGGTAGAACTTTTGTGGGAATGGCAAAATGGCGATTTGGATACAGATATTGTCGTTGTTATTAGTAATCATGAAGTAGCAAGAGATATGGTGGAGGCGTTAGGAATTCCTTTTCATTATATTCCGGCAAACAAAGAAATTCGGGAAGAAGTCGAAGCCGAACAAATTCGCTTGATGGAAGAATATAACGTTGATTTACTAATACTTGCGCGCTATATGCAAATCTTGACACCTAATTTTGTTGAACATTTTGAGAATCGAATCATTAATATTCACCATTCTTTCCTTCCAGCATTTATCGGAGCAGGACCATATGAACGTGCATATGACCGTGGTGTAAAACTGATTGGCGCTACTTCTCATTATGTAACAAATGATCTCGATGAAGGACCGATTATTGAGCAGGACGTAGAGCGTGTAGATCATCGTGATCATGTGATTGATTTGAAAAAGATAGGGCGTCAAATCGAGCGACGCGTTCTTGTGAAAGCTGTAAAATGGCATCTTGAAAATCGAATTATTGTTAAAAACAACAAAACAATCGTGTTTCATTAA
- a CDS encoding GNAT family N-acetyltransferase has product MQKEFPIIETNRLILREITKEDASDMLKYLSDKEVVASMGLEPFQTEKDVWDEINWYKTIYVEGTGIRWGISLKNSRKVIGSCGFLNMIHKHHRAEIGYELCREYWGQGLASEALEAIVKYGFHHYQLERIEALIEPANLRSQKLVEKQGFIREGLLRHYEFTCGKFDDLYMYSIISNDLFTLVENLKKM; this is encoded by the coding sequence ATGCAAAAAGAATTTCCTATTATTGAAACAAACAGGCTAATCTTACGAGAAATAACAAAAGAAGATGCTAGTGATATGTTAAAGTATCTGTCTGATAAAGAAGTTGTGGCATCAATGGGGCTAGAACCATTCCAAACAGAGAAAGATGTGTGGGATGAAATTAATTGGTACAAAACTATCTATGTTGAAGGTACAGGGATTAGATGGGGAATTTCACTTAAGAATTCCCGTAAAGTTATCGGAAGTTGTGGTTTTCTGAATATGATTCACAAGCATCATCGGGCTGAAATTGGCTATGAATTATGCCGAGAATACTGGGGACAGGGGCTAGCTAGTGAAGCTTTGGAAGCCATCGTTAAATATGGATTTCATCACTATCAATTAGAAAGAATTGAAGCATTAATCGAACCTGCTAATCTCCGTTCGCAAAAATTAGTAGAAAAGCAAGGTTTTATCAGAGAAGGACTACTGAGGCATTATGAATTCACTTGTGGTAAATTCGATGATTTGTATATGTATTCAATCATATCGAATGATTTGTTTACTTTAGTTGAAAATTTAAAAAAGATGTGA
- a CDS encoding DUF1801 domain-containing protein, which produces MKPNINEKVDQFIEKLPENIQEITTCLRNLLFETSGNFTEEIKWGMPSYGIQKNICYLQPSKNHVNLGFYFGASLIDEDNLLEGTGKQMRHVRIKKVEEIQPEKIKALIQSAIEFKA; this is translated from the coding sequence ATGAAACCTAATATAAACGAAAAAGTTGATCAATTCATTGAAAAATTACCAGAAAATATTCAAGAAATAACAACTTGCCTGCGTAACCTTCTCTTTGAAACATCCGGAAATTTCACAGAGGAAATTAAATGGGGAATGCCATCTTACGGCATACAAAAAAATATTTGTTATCTACAACCATCCAAAAATCACGTGAATTTAGGATTCTATTTTGGGGCAAGCCTTATAGATGAAGACAATCTACTAGAAGGAACAGGCAAACAAATGCGACATGTAAGAATCAAAAAAGTAGAAGAGATTCAACCCGAAAAAATTAAAGCATTAATTCAATCAGCAATTGAATTTAAAGCTTGA
- a CDS encoding YjjG family noncanonical pyrimidine nucleotidase, with amino-acid sequence MKYEIILFDVDDTLFDFGKSEKQALHKTFTEFGLPTGLFDYEVAYQEISKVLWGDLENGLITITDLGIERFKRLFLSHELEINAEAFSSAYLKHLGNKTHLVQGAVELCENLSGYRMAIITNGFTDVQKSRIEGSPLCNLFEHIIISEEVGFQKPEKEIFDHAFSKLQIKDKEKVLIVGDSLTSDIRGGMNYGIDTCWFNPHGKETKLGIEPTYEIQELKDLLKIVG; translated from the coding sequence ATGAAATACGAAATTATATTATTTGATGTTGATGACACTTTGTTCGATTTCGGTAAGTCGGAAAAACAAGCTCTGCACAAAACTTTTACAGAGTTTGGATTGCCAACAGGATTGTTTGATTATGAAGTCGCTTACCAAGAAATCAGCAAAGTTTTATGGGGAGATTTGGAAAATGGACTAATCACGATAACTGATTTGGGGATAGAGAGATTTAAGAGATTATTCCTTTCGCATGAACTTGAAATTAATGCAGAAGCATTTAGCTCTGCTTATCTTAAACACTTGGGTAATAAAACACATCTCGTACAAGGAGCTGTGGAATTATGTGAAAATCTTTCGGGTTACCGGATGGCGATTATTACAAATGGATTCACAGACGTACAGAAATCAAGAATTGAAGGTTCTCCTCTATGTAATCTATTTGAGCATATTATTATTTCTGAAGAGGTTGGTTTTCAAAAGCCTGAAAAGGAAATCTTCGATCATGCGTTTTCTAAGCTGCAAATTAAAGATAAAGAAAAAGTATTGATTGTGGGTGATTCGTTGACCTCTGATATTCGTGGGGGAATGAATTACGGGATTGACACTTGCTGGTTTAATCCGCATGGTAAAGAAACTAAGTTAGGAATTGAGCCGACATATGAAATTCAAGAGCTAAAAGATCTTCTAAAGATTGTGGGGTAA
- a CDS encoding DUF3888 domain-containing protein — MRKNIIVPAILILALMTSIPSHAKQDYYQPAEKSEEELMMDLFFSLMSPTIDKVVWDYYANFLNERPTVYPYQINIINMERLGEYRSFELLITLEVTPVVGPHIEVGKDQLTFYITPSTVKLSNFKHIETYELPPNWKHIKKAKLGDSGLETY, encoded by the coding sequence TTGAGAAAAAACATTATTGTTCCCGCTATCCTCATTTTAGCATTAATGACTTCAATACCATCTCATGCCAAACAAGATTATTATCAACCAGCTGAAAAGTCTGAAGAAGAACTAATGATGGATTTATTTTTTTCATTAATGTCACCGACTATTGATAAGGTTGTTTGGGATTATTACGCTAATTTTCTTAATGAACGCCCTACAGTTTATCCTTATCAGATAAACATTATAAATATGGAGAGACTTGGTGAATATCGTTCATTTGAATTATTAATTACCCTTGAGGTTACTCCTGTAGTCGGCCCGCATATTGAAGTTGGTAAAGACCAATTAACATTTTATATTACTCCAAGTACAGTAAAACTCAGCAATTTTAAGCATATAGAAACATACGAACTTCCTCCAAATTGGAAACATATCAAGAAGGCAAAATTAGGTGATTCTGGCTTGGAGACTTATTAA
- the pheT gene encoding phenylalanine--tRNA ligase subunit beta — translation MLVSTEWLKDYVNIDGIPAPELAESITRSGIEVDAIIERSKGMTNVVVGHVLECVQHPDADKLNVCQVDVGMETTQIVCGAANVAEGQKVIVARPGAVLPGGFEIKQAKLRGEESNGMICSLQELGIEGRLVPKEYAEGIYVLPADAVVGSNALKILELDDTVFEFDLTPNRSDALSMLGVAYEVGAILSQEVKLPEIAYEESAEKAEDMLKLRIDAKDENPMYVAKVVKNVKIAESPLWLQNRLMASGIRPHNNVVDITNFILLEYGQPLHAFDYDRLETGEIVVRLAEEGEKITTLDEAERTLKSHQLVITNGTEPVAIAGVMGGANSEVHEGTTTVVIESAYFTPATVRRTSKEHGLHSDASTRFEKGVDPERVIAAAERAAQLIAEIADGEVLTGSVMIDELDKTPVQITISPDYINNRLGMKISLEDMLSILERLKFPTEAINGRLVIDAPTRRQDICIKEDVIEEIARMYGYDNIPMTLPITESNPGGLTPYQQKRRTVKAFLEGAGLYETLTYSLTSAKEAQTYALETAPVTNLLMPISEERSTLRQSIIPHLLEVATYNVARRNESVGFYEISSVFLDEEEDGLPKETAHVAAVITGNWVDHAWQADTKKVDFFVLKGIVEGLMDSLGLIDGLTFEQAVLEGMHPGRTANIYHDNKRIGFIGQIHPTEQNKRDLKETYVLEMNLDKILSIETEELLYVPVPRHPSISRDIALVVSSDTSAGTLEDVIRRAGGKLLTGVKLFDLYEGDNVESGMKSVAFSLKYQDSERTLTDEEVVKAHEKVLAALTSEAGAQLRG, via the coding sequence ATGTTAGTTTCTACAGAATGGCTAAAAGATTATGTGAATATAGATGGAATTCCCGCTCCTGAGTTGGCGGAAAGCATTACACGTTCAGGAATTGAAGTGGATGCGATTATTGAACGTTCAAAAGGCATGACGAATGTTGTTGTGGGGCATGTACTGGAATGCGTTCAACATCCAGATGCTGATAAACTAAACGTTTGTCAAGTTGATGTCGGAATGGAAACGACACAAATCGTCTGCGGAGCAGCGAACGTTGCAGAAGGACAAAAAGTGATTGTCGCAAGACCTGGAGCAGTTCTTCCGGGCGGATTTGAAATTAAACAAGCGAAACTTCGCGGTGAAGAATCAAACGGAATGATTTGTTCGCTACAAGAACTTGGCATTGAAGGTAGACTCGTTCCCAAAGAATATGCGGAAGGGATTTACGTTCTACCGGCAGACGCGGTAGTAGGTTCAAATGCGCTTAAAATTCTTGAGTTAGACGATACAGTCTTTGAATTTGATTTGACGCCGAATCGCTCGGATGCATTAAGCATGTTAGGTGTCGCTTATGAAGTAGGCGCGATATTATCTCAAGAAGTGAAATTGCCAGAAATTGCTTATGAAGAATCGGCTGAAAAGGCAGAAGACATGCTTAAGCTTCGCATCGATGCGAAAGATGAAAATCCGATGTATGTAGCAAAAGTCGTGAAAAACGTTAAAATTGCCGAGTCACCATTATGGCTTCAAAATCGCTTGATGGCTTCTGGTATTCGTCCGCATAATAACGTTGTTGACATTACGAACTTTATTTTGCTTGAGTATGGTCAGCCGCTCCATGCGTTCGATTATGATCGACTCGAAACAGGTGAAATTGTCGTGCGTCTTGCAGAAGAAGGCGAGAAAATCACGACGCTTGATGAAGCTGAACGCACATTGAAATCGCATCAACTTGTGATCACGAACGGCACAGAACCGGTCGCTATCGCAGGTGTGATGGGCGGAGCGAATTCAGAAGTACACGAAGGAACGACGACGGTTGTCATTGAATCAGCATACTTTACACCAGCAACTGTACGTAGAACTTCTAAAGAGCATGGGTTGCACAGCGATGCGAGTACGCGTTTTGAAAAAGGCGTGGACCCAGAGCGCGTTATTGCAGCGGCTGAACGTGCGGCACAACTTATCGCAGAAATTGCGGATGGGGAAGTGCTCACTGGTTCCGTCATGATTGATGAGCTCGACAAAACACCAGTGCAAATTACGATTTCGCCGGATTACATTAACAATCGACTCGGCATGAAAATTTCATTAGAAGATATGCTTTCGATTTTAGAGAGATTGAAGTTTCCAACCGAGGCGATCAATGGAAGATTAGTGATTGATGCGCCGACGCGTAGACAAGATATCTGTATTAAAGAAGATGTCATCGAAGAAATTGCTAGAATGTATGGGTATGATAATATTCCAATGACTCTTCCTATTACCGAATCAAATCCAGGCGGCCTTACGCCTTATCAGCAAAAACGCAGAACTGTAAAAGCGTTTTTAGAAGGCGCTGGATTATATGAAACATTAACGTATTCACTAACGTCAGCGAAAGAAGCACAGACCTATGCGCTTGAAACAGCGCCGGTTACGAACTTGCTAATGCCGATTAGTGAAGAAAGAAGCACGCTTCGTCAAAGCATTATTCCTCATTTACTCGAGGTAGCTACGTATAACGTTGCGCGTCGTAATGAATCTGTAGGGTTTTATGAAATTAGTTCAGTATTCCTTGATGAAGAGGAAGACGGTCTTCCGAAAGAAACGGCACATGTTGCAGCAGTCATCACAGGAAATTGGGTTGATCATGCGTGGCAAGCGGATACGAAAAAAGTTGATTTCTTCGTATTGAAAGGAATTGTCGAAGGGCTGATGGATAGTCTAGGCCTTATCGATGGATTAACTTTCGAACAGGCAGTTCTAGAAGGAATGCACCCTGGACGTACAGCAAACATTTATCACGACAATAAACGCATTGGTTTCATCGGCCAAATTCATCCGACGGAACAAAATAAGCGTGACTTGAAAGAGACTTATGTCTTAGAAATGAATCTTGATAAAATCCTTTCTATCGAGACGGAAGAATTACTTTATGTACCTGTTCCACGTCACCCATCGATCTCACGAGACATTGCACTTGTTGTTTCGAGTGATACATCAGCTGGGACACTTGAAGACGTCATCCGACGCGCTGGAGGCAAATTATTAACTGGCGTTAAGTTGTTTGACCTTTACGAAGGAGATAATGTTGAAAGCGGCATGAAATCAGTTGCATTCTCCTTGAAATATCAAGATTCAGAACGCACATTAACAGACGAAGAAGTCGTCAAAGCGCATGAAAAAGTATTAGCAGCATTGACAAGTGAAGCAGGGGCACAGCTTCGCGGATAA
- the pheS gene encoding phenylalanine--tRNA ligase subunit alpha — protein sequence MEQQLNELKDQALAKIQKATNVKELNEVRVAYLGRKGPITDALKGMGKLPAEERPKMGALVNVIRETVTAVLEERMAKLEEDAINEQLAKESIDVTLPGRPARTGNHHPLTRVVEEIEDFFISMGYEVAEGPEVEKDYYNFEALNLPKGHPARDMQDSFYISEDILLRTHTSPVQARTMEAKGGAPIKIICPGKVYRRDSDDATHSHQFTQIEGLVIGDDIRMSDLKGTLSLFAKKMFGDDREIRLRPSFFPFTEPSVEMDISCFKCGGDGCNVCKKTGWIEILGAGMVHPNVLEMAGYDPSVVTGFAFGMGPERIAMLKYGVEDIRHFYTNDVRFVSQFHRTEA from the coding sequence ATGGAACAACAGTTGAATGAATTAAAAGATCAAGCATTAGCGAAAATTCAAAAAGCGACGAATGTGAAGGAATTGAACGAGGTCCGTGTCGCTTATTTAGGAAGAAAAGGACCGATTACAGATGCTTTAAAAGGTATGGGGAAATTACCAGCCGAAGAGCGTCCAAAAATGGGTGCGCTTGTTAACGTCATTCGTGAAACCGTTACTGCAGTACTTGAAGAACGTATGGCAAAACTGGAAGAAGACGCGATTAACGAACAACTCGCGAAAGAATCTATAGACGTGACATTGCCAGGTAGACCTGCGCGTACTGGAAATCACCATCCGTTGACTCGCGTGGTCGAAGAAATCGAGGATTTCTTCATCAGCATGGGTTACGAAGTTGCGGAAGGGCCTGAAGTTGAGAAAGATTATTATAACTTCGAAGCGCTTAATTTGCCGAAAGGCCATCCAGCACGTGATATGCAAGACTCATTTTATATTTCAGAGGATATTCTTCTTCGTACGCATACGTCACCTGTTCAAGCGCGCACGATGGAAGCAAAAGGCGGCGCGCCGATCAAAATCATCTGTCCGGGGAAAGTATACCGTCGGGATAGCGATGATGCGACACACTCTCACCAGTTTACGCAAATTGAAGGGCTTGTCATTGGCGATGATATTCGCATGAGCGATTTAAAAGGTACGCTTTCTTTATTCGCAAAGAAAATGTTCGGAGATGATCGTGAAATTCGTCTGCGTCCCAGTTTTTTCCCGTTTACAGAACCATCCGTTGAAATGGATATTTCTTGTTTCAAATGCGGTGGCGATGGCTGCAACGTTTGTAAAAAGACGGGGTGGATTGAAATTCTAGGTGCCGGCATGGTGCATCCGAATGTGTTGGAAATGGCAGGCTATGATCCATCTGTCGTTACAGGTTTTGCATTTGGAATGGGACCTGAGCGAATTGCAATGTTGAAATACGGTGTGGAAGATATTCGTCATTTCTATACGAATGACGTTCGTTTTGTATCGCAATTTCACCGGACAGAAGCATAA